A genomic stretch from Ictalurus punctatus breed USDA103 chromosome 2, Coco_2.0, whole genome shotgun sequence includes:
- the atxn2l gene encoding ataxin-2-like protein isoform X5: protein MLHFLTAVVGSRCDVRVKNGSVYEGIFKTLSSRCELAVDAVHKLRTEEGDGCGGGTSTHPRREEITDTMIFSPNDLITMTCRDVDLNFATRDTFTDSAISSSRVNGDHREKVLQRWDGGDSNGENYDLDTDTTNGWDASEMFRFNEETYGVKSTYDSSLSMYTVPLERGSSEGFRQREARAARLANEIEASAQYRHRVALENDEGRSEEDKFSAVIRDGGERERGRDSPGFSGPGSRDGKYIPLPQRAREREIGTSRGDRERGGPSSSLPNRTNRPAPSSSSPRPPLPSGSGQPTPPSDRNSPLSIRGGYSPHQAQCSPPAQPRPLEAGHASPPVPHMLPHSLSHPQSLSDSTRPVNGVSSRTSPKSQRPAQPRSLRTNSHSSPTVSHSPKPDAPNQDPPLTTPTYLDTSSVTMVTPKPSGPTPLFPVDVFSPFLCSVHLFSFFLFAQLFVSVNEILSKERTESPASPQEGKGCKAASLQQRSQIEELRKFGKEFRLHSSSSPSSPNTSATPGDPAQPSPTQSTQTDSTPSAEPKAVSPTTTPTQELPSDEAGRETSADGQAAATPPSVTPAVTPSATPAGVSQPSGADGQTAVPPHPARTPGREDGRPEIADRVEGVADQVKKSTLNPNAKEFNPAKAPLTMVKPSATPTTPRPTPPSPSVVLQPPAGQGAMYTPQYLGYVSTIPLQGHSVQAPQMYQYAVSTVSQGKYPRAKGSVVPSRPDHNSSAPPMIQAAASAAGPPLVASPYPQSYLQYSQVIPAMPHYPGQPVYSMLQSGARMLSSAGHPQTLGPPGPQYPGQSEGPPGAQQGMYAPQSFSHHSGSMHPPQPSTTPTGSQPPPQHPAPSPGQSGQSGPQPQTLYHSAPLSAPTPPNMPPGHSSPQASYYSLPGHQPLPHPYSSIGQLAQAHVQSALSGPHHSGGHGPPPMMLLHAAPPPQQGPGSGPGPQHPSHAPPPPQQGTHQHYTYIGHPSAVQVQPHPSQQLPFHPPGN from the exons ATGCTCCATTTCCTCACGGCTGTAGTG GGCTCTAGGTGTGACGTGCGGGTGAAGAACGGTAGTGTGTACGAGGGGATCTTTAAGACACTAAGTTCAAGA TGTGAGCTAGCGGTGGATGCTGTGCACAAACTAAGGACTGAGGAAGGGGATGGCTGTGGAGGTGGTACATCTACACACCCCAGGAGAGAGGAGATCACGGACACCATGATCTTTAGCCCTAATGACTTGATCACCATGACCTGCAGAGATGTGGATCTCAATTTTGCTAcacgag acaCCTTTACAGACTCTGCGATCAGCTCATCCAGAGTAAACGGTGATCACAGAGAGAAGGTGCTGCAGAGGTGGGATGGTGGAGACAGCAACGGAGAGAACTACGATCTAGATACAGACACA acTAATGGTTGGGATGCCAGTGAGATGTTCCGCTTCAACGAAGAAACGTATGGGGTGAAGTCCACCTATGACTCGAGCCTCTCGATGTACAC ggTTCCTCTAGAGCGAGGTAGCTCGGAGGGTTTCCGGCAGCGAGAGGCACGAGCTGCGCGACTGGCTAACGAGATTGAGGCCAGCGCACAGTACCGCCACAGAGTGGCGCTAGAGAACGACGAAGGGAGGAGCGAGGAGGACAAGTTCAGCGCAGTGATACGGGATggaggcgagagagagagggggagagacagccCTGGCTTCTCCGGCCCCGGGAGCCG GGACGGCAAATACATTCCCTTACCCCAAAGAGCGAGAGAACGAGAAATCGGTACGTCCAGAGGTGACCGAGAAAGAGGAGGACCCTCGTCCTCTCTTCCTAATCGAACGAACAGACCGGCCCCCTCGAGCTCGTCCCCCAGGCCACCTCTTCCGTCTGGCAGCGGTCAGCCCACACCGCCTTCTGATAGGAATAGTCCGTTGTCGATCAGAGGTGGATATTCTCCCCACCAAGCACAGTGTAGCCCACCTGCTCAGCCCCGGCCCTTAGAGGCAGGCCATGCCAGTCCTCCTGTCCCACACATGCTCCCGCATTCTCTTTCACACCCCCAGTCTCTCTCAGACTCTACACGACCTGTTAATGGAG TGTCATCTAGAACATCTCCCAAATCTCAAAGGCCTGCACAGCCCAGAAGCTTGCGTACCAACTCTCACTCTTCACCTACAG tCTCCCATTCCCCCAAACCCGATGCACCCAACCAGGATCCCCCTCTGACCACTCCTACCTACCTGGACACCTCATCAGTTACCATGGTGACCCCAAAGCCCTCGGGCCCCACCCCACTCTTCCCTGTAGATG ttttctctccatttctgtgttctgttcatttattttcattttttcttttcgcGCAACTTTTTGTGTCAGTGAATGAGATCTTATCCAAGGAGAGGACAGAGAGCCCTGCTAGTCCTCAGGAAGGCAAGGGCTGTAAag CTGCCTCACTTCAGCAAAGGTCACAGATTGAGGAACTTCGCAAGTTTGGGAAGGAGTTCAGA CTTCACTCTAGCTCCTCTCCCTCTAGCCCCAACACTTCAGCCACACCTGGTGATCCTGCTCAGCCAAGCCCTACCcaaagcacacagacagactccaCCCCTTCCGCAGAGCCCAAGGCGGTGTCGCCTACAACTACTCCAACACAGGAGCTTCCGTCAGATGAAGCAGGCAGAGAAACGAGCGCCGACGGTCAGGCTGCAGCCACCCCGCCATCTGTCACACCCGCCGTCACACCTTCTGCCACACCTGCTGGTGTTTCCCAACCCTCTGGTGCAGATGGACAAACAGCAGTACCGCCCCATCCTGCGAGGACACCAGGCAGGGAGGACGGCAGACCAGAGATCGCGGACAGAGTGGAGGGTGTAGCTGA TCAAGTGAAGAAGTCCACACTAAATCCCAatgccaaagagttcaatcctGCCAAGGCACCTCTGACTATG GTGAAGCCTTCTGCAACCCCCACGACTCCACGACCCACACCTCCAAGCCCCTCAGTGGTGCTCCAGCCTCCTGCAGGACAAGGTGCCATGTACACCCCTCAGTACCTGGGCTACGTCTCAACAATACCCTTACAGGGCCACTCTGtgcag GCCCCTCAGATGTACCAGTATGCCGTGTCTACCGTGAGCCAGGGAAAGTATCCCAGAGCTAAAG GCTCGGTGGTTCCCTCTCGTCCAGACCACAACTCGTCGGCACCTCCTATGATCCAGGCAGCGGCGTCGGCAGCAGGTCCTCCTCTTGTGGCTTCTCCTTATCCTCAGTCTTACCTGCAGTATAGCCAGGTCATCCCTGCCATGCCACACTATCCTGGACAG CCGGTGTATTCCATGCTGCAAAGTGGAGCACGTATGCTGAGTTCAGCGGGACACCCTCAAACTCTTGGACCTCCTGGTCCTCAATACCCCGGCCAGTCTGAGGGACCCCCAGGAGCCCAGCAGGGCATGTATG CCCCCCAGTCATTCTCTCATCACTCAGGCTCCATGCATCCTCCGCAGCCCTCCACCACTCCCACCGGCAGCCAGCCGCCCCCGCAACACCCCGCCCCCAGCCCAGGACAG tCTGGTCAGTCAGGTCCACAGCCGCAGACCTTGTATCATTCAGCTCCTCTGTCAGCTCCCACTCCCCCTAACATGCCCCCAGGCCACAGCTCTCCCCAGGCTTCATACTACAGCCTGCCAGGACACCAGCCCCTACCCCACCCCTACTCATCCATTGGGCAGCTCGCACAG GCTCATGTCCAATCAGCACTGTCGGGTCCTCACCACTCTGGGGGTCATGGGCCTCCTCCGATGATGCTGCTTCATGCTGCCCCTCCTCCTCAACAGGGTCCTGGTTCTGGTCCTGGCCCTCAGCACCCCTCACATGCACCCCCACCACCCCAACAAGGAACTCATCAGCACTACACCTACATCGGGCACCCGTCAG ctgTGCAGGTACAGCCCCACCCTTCCCAGCAGCTGCCCTTCCACCCTCCTGGAAACTGA
- the atxn2l gene encoding ataxin-2-like protein isoform X4, with amino-acid sequence MHVIKTNRNSVKPPSQSPPVFEGVYNNSRMLHFLTAVVGSRCDVRVKNGSVYEGIFKTLSSRCELAVDAVHKLRTEEGDGCGGGTSTHPRREEITDTMIFSPNDLITMTCRDVDLNFATRDTFTDSAISSSRVNGDHREKVLQRWDGGDSNGENYDLDTDTTNGWDASEMFRFNEETYGVKSTYDSSLSMYTVPLERGSSEGFRQREARAARLANEIEASAQYRHRVALENDEGRSEEDKFSAVIRDGGERERGRDSPGFSGPGSRDGKYIPLPQRAREREIGTSRGDRERGGPSSSLPNRTNRPAPSSSSPRPPLPSGSGQPTPPSDRNSPLSIRGGYSPHQAQCSPPAQPRPLEAGHASPPVPHMLPHSLSHPQSLSDSTRPVNGVSSRTSPKSQRPAQPRSLRTNSHSSPTVSHSPKPDAPNQDPPLTTPTYLDTSSVTMVTPKPSGPTPLFPVDVFSPFLCSVHLFSFFLFAQLFVSVNEILSKERTESPASPQEGKGCKAASLQQRSQIEELRKFGKEFRLHSSSSPSSPNTSATPGDPAQPSPTQSTQTDSTPSAEPKAVSPTTTPTQELPSDEAGRETSADGQAAATPPSVTPAVTPSATPAGVSQPSGADGQTAVPPHPARTPGREDGRPEIADRVEGVADQVKKSTLNPNAKEFNPAKAPLTMVKPSATPTTPRPTPPSPSVVLQPPAGQGAMYTPQYLGYVSTIPLQGHSVQAPQMYQYAVSTVSQGKYPRAKGSVVPSRPDHNSSAPPMIQAAASAAGPPLVASPYPQSYLQYSQVIPAMPHYPGQPVYSMLQSGARMLSSAGHPQTLGPPGPQYPGQSEGPPGAQQGMYAPQSFSHHSGSMHPPQPSTTPTGSQPPPQHPAPSPGQSGQSGPQPQTLYHSAPLSAPTPPNMPPGHSSPQASYYSLPGHQPLPHPYSSIGQLAQAHVQSALSGPHHSGGHGPPPMMLLHAAPPPQQGPGSGPGPQHPSHAPPPPQQGTHQHYTYIGHPSAVQVQPHPSQQLPFHPPGN; translated from the exons ATGCACGTGATAAAAAc GAACAGAAACTCTGTGAAGCCTCCCTCACAGTCTCCTCCT GTGTTTGAGGGAGTGTATAATAATTCCCGGATGCTCCATTTCCTCACGGCTGTAGTG GGCTCTAGGTGTGACGTGCGGGTGAAGAACGGTAGTGTGTACGAGGGGATCTTTAAGACACTAAGTTCAAGA TGTGAGCTAGCGGTGGATGCTGTGCACAAACTAAGGACTGAGGAAGGGGATGGCTGTGGAGGTGGTACATCTACACACCCCAGGAGAGAGGAGATCACGGACACCATGATCTTTAGCCCTAATGACTTGATCACCATGACCTGCAGAGATGTGGATCTCAATTTTGCTAcacgag acaCCTTTACAGACTCTGCGATCAGCTCATCCAGAGTAAACGGTGATCACAGAGAGAAGGTGCTGCAGAGGTGGGATGGTGGAGACAGCAACGGAGAGAACTACGATCTAGATACAGACACA acTAATGGTTGGGATGCCAGTGAGATGTTCCGCTTCAACGAAGAAACGTATGGGGTGAAGTCCACCTATGACTCGAGCCTCTCGATGTACAC ggTTCCTCTAGAGCGAGGTAGCTCGGAGGGTTTCCGGCAGCGAGAGGCACGAGCTGCGCGACTGGCTAACGAGATTGAGGCCAGCGCACAGTACCGCCACAGAGTGGCGCTAGAGAACGACGAAGGGAGGAGCGAGGAGGACAAGTTCAGCGCAGTGATACGGGATggaggcgagagagagagggggagagacagccCTGGCTTCTCCGGCCCCGGGAGCCG GGACGGCAAATACATTCCCTTACCCCAAAGAGCGAGAGAACGAGAAATCGGTACGTCCAGAGGTGACCGAGAAAGAGGAGGACCCTCGTCCTCTCTTCCTAATCGAACGAACAGACCGGCCCCCTCGAGCTCGTCCCCCAGGCCACCTCTTCCGTCTGGCAGCGGTCAGCCCACACCGCCTTCTGATAGGAATAGTCCGTTGTCGATCAGAGGTGGATATTCTCCCCACCAAGCACAGTGTAGCCCACCTGCTCAGCCCCGGCCCTTAGAGGCAGGCCATGCCAGTCCTCCTGTCCCACACATGCTCCCGCATTCTCTTTCACACCCCCAGTCTCTCTCAGACTCTACACGACCTGTTAATGGAG TGTCATCTAGAACATCTCCCAAATCTCAAAGGCCTGCACAGCCCAGAAGCTTGCGTACCAACTCTCACTCTTCACCTACAG tCTCCCATTCCCCCAAACCCGATGCACCCAACCAGGATCCCCCTCTGACCACTCCTACCTACCTGGACACCTCATCAGTTACCATGGTGACCCCAAAGCCCTCGGGCCCCACCCCACTCTTCCCTGTAGATG ttttctctccatttctgtgttctgttcatttattttcattttttcttttcgcGCAACTTTTTGTGTCAGTGAATGAGATCTTATCCAAGGAGAGGACAGAGAGCCCTGCTAGTCCTCAGGAAGGCAAGGGCTGTAAag CTGCCTCACTTCAGCAAAGGTCACAGATTGAGGAACTTCGCAAGTTTGGGAAGGAGTTCAGA CTTCACTCTAGCTCCTCTCCCTCTAGCCCCAACACTTCAGCCACACCTGGTGATCCTGCTCAGCCAAGCCCTACCcaaagcacacagacagactccaCCCCTTCCGCAGAGCCCAAGGCGGTGTCGCCTACAACTACTCCAACACAGGAGCTTCCGTCAGATGAAGCAGGCAGAGAAACGAGCGCCGACGGTCAGGCTGCAGCCACCCCGCCATCTGTCACACCCGCCGTCACACCTTCTGCCACACCTGCTGGTGTTTCCCAACCCTCTGGTGCAGATGGACAAACAGCAGTACCGCCCCATCCTGCGAGGACACCAGGCAGGGAGGACGGCAGACCAGAGATCGCGGACAGAGTGGAGGGTGTAGCTGA TCAAGTGAAGAAGTCCACACTAAATCCCAatgccaaagagttcaatcctGCCAAGGCACCTCTGACTATG GTGAAGCCTTCTGCAACCCCCACGACTCCACGACCCACACCTCCAAGCCCCTCAGTGGTGCTCCAGCCTCCTGCAGGACAAGGTGCCATGTACACCCCTCAGTACCTGGGCTACGTCTCAACAATACCCTTACAGGGCCACTCTGtgcag GCCCCTCAGATGTACCAGTATGCCGTGTCTACCGTGAGCCAGGGAAAGTATCCCAGAGCTAAAG GCTCGGTGGTTCCCTCTCGTCCAGACCACAACTCGTCGGCACCTCCTATGATCCAGGCAGCGGCGTCGGCAGCAGGTCCTCCTCTTGTGGCTTCTCCTTATCCTCAGTCTTACCTGCAGTATAGCCAGGTCATCCCTGCCATGCCACACTATCCTGGACAG CCGGTGTATTCCATGCTGCAAAGTGGAGCACGTATGCTGAGTTCAGCGGGACACCCTCAAACTCTTGGACCTCCTGGTCCTCAATACCCCGGCCAGTCTGAGGGACCCCCAGGAGCCCAGCAGGGCATGTATG CCCCCCAGTCATTCTCTCATCACTCAGGCTCCATGCATCCTCCGCAGCCCTCCACCACTCCCACCGGCAGCCAGCCGCCCCCGCAACACCCCGCCCCCAGCCCAGGACAG tCTGGTCAGTCAGGTCCACAGCCGCAGACCTTGTATCATTCAGCTCCTCTGTCAGCTCCCACTCCCCCTAACATGCCCCCAGGCCACAGCTCTCCCCAGGCTTCATACTACAGCCTGCCAGGACACCAGCCCCTACCCCACCCCTACTCATCCATTGGGCAGCTCGCACAG GCTCATGTCCAATCAGCACTGTCGGGTCCTCACCACTCTGGGGGTCATGGGCCTCCTCCGATGATGCTGCTTCATGCTGCCCCTCCTCCTCAACAGGGTCCTGGTTCTGGTCCTGGCCCTCAGCACCCCTCACATGCACCCCCACCACCCCAACAAGGAACTCATCAGCACTACACCTACATCGGGCACCCGTCAG ctgTGCAGGTACAGCCCCACCCTTCCCAGCAGCTGCCCTTCCACCCTCCTGGAAACTGA